A genomic region of Magnolia sinica isolate HGM2019 chromosome 6, MsV1, whole genome shotgun sequence contains the following coding sequences:
- the LOC131248832 gene encoding outer envelope protein 39, chloroplastic isoform X2: MGAQKSIHAGKAKIDFNVDLTHKLCTALMLPPPFRHSSNPFSQVIGSLCIKHPNLFGKSEKLDVSWDKGLYDSNILIAYRKPRPEWLAQQSFVIQHSITPEIGIHGLPADNFSRSGSGGVNLCRFSTGIDLNEPATSNWCSTTSIKFEHVRPINDDGRSITRDLDGFPVTCSGNVHDSMVVLKQESSYAIANDHTFSQLNFQIEQGIPLLSKWLIFNRFKFVVSKGVKLGPAFLLTSLTGGSIVGDMAPYQAFAIGGLNSIRGYGEGAVGSGRSCLIVNSEIKVPMAILLSGKANLGLDLVLGMVFDSTQV; encoded by the exons ATGGGAGCTCAGAAGAGCATCCATGCCGGCAAAG CAAAGATAGACTTCAACGTTGATCTCACTCACAAGCTCTGTACTGCCCTCATGCTCCCTCCTCCTTtcag GCACTCGAGCAATCCCTTTTCACAGGTTATCGGAAG TCTTTGCATCAAGCACCCTAACCTTTTTGGTAAAAGTGAGAAGTTGGATGTGTCATGGGACAAGGGACTCTATGATTCAAATATCTTGATAGCTTACAGGAAGCCAAGGCCCGAATGGCTTGCCCAACAATCTTTTGTTATTCAG CATTCGATTACTCCTGAGATCGGGATCCATGGTTTGCCAGCTGACAATTTCTCCCGTTCGGGTAGTGGGGGTGTCAATCTGTGCCGTTTCTCTACTGGCATAGATCTCAATGAGCCTGCGACTTCCAATTGGTGCAGCACCACCAGCATAAAATTTGAG CATGTTCGTCCAATCAACGATGATGGCCGTTCGATAACAAGGGACCTTGATGGGTTTCCAGTTACTTGCAG TGGAAATGTCCATGATAGCATGGTGGTTTTGAAGCAAGAGTCGAGTTATGCAATTGCCAACGATCACACCTTCTCTCAA CTGAACTTTCAAATAGAGCAAGGAATTCCTCTTTTATCGAAGTGGCTGATTTTCAACCGATTCAAGTTTGTTGTATCAAAGGGAGTTAAATTGGGACCGGCATTTCTCTTGACAAG CCTGACAGGTGGTTCCATTGTAGGGGACATGGCTCCATATCAAGCATTTGCAATTGGAGGACTTAATAGCATTCGAGGGTATGGTGAGGGTGCAGTTGGCTCTGGGAGATCATGCCTAATTGTTAACAGTGAAATAAAAGTTCCTATG